A part of Crassostrea angulata isolate pt1a10 chromosome 5, ASM2561291v2, whole genome shotgun sequence genomic DNA contains:
- the LOC128184274 gene encoding tryptophan 5-hydroxylase 1-like: MDAIGNTCRSETETNQKKIEISFSLPNKVGQLAKALEIMKSHQVNLYHINSKLNRENSEEFDFFVICDNSGRLKEALGGLKQFSTNFEIISVPWFPKHISDLDKIVPYTFTCEKELEADHPGFTDAEYKKRRKEVAAMSRSYKYGQYIPRVEYTEEEINTWRNVYTGLIDLYPKNACKQFNCNLKLLQKQRCYTADNIPQLEDVSKFLQKRTGFRLRPAPGLISPRDFLAALAFRTSYTTQYIRHRSKPEYTPEPDICHELLGHVPLFADEEFSQFAQDIGLASLGAPSEYIRKLAMCYWFTVEFGLWKEENDELKAYGAGLLSSAQELRHCLTDSAEKKTFDPSEACKEKIEPSKIQPYYFVEDSFDIVKEKMRAYAKTNPRPFDVCYDKSTQSVKVIYQ, encoded by the exons ATGGATGCCATTGGGAACACATGTAGGTCGGAAACGGAGACAAAccaaaagaaaattgaaatatccTTTTCTCTACCAAATAAAGTTGGTCAGCTTGCCAAAGCACTTGAAATAATGAAG AGCCATCAAGTGAACCTTTACCATATTAACTCTAAACTCAACAGGGAGAATAGTGAAGAATTTGATTTCTTTGTGATTTGTGACAATAGCGGACGTCTGAAAGAGGCATTGGGTGGTCTCAAACAATTTTCTACGAACTTCGAGATCATATcag TCCCATGGTTCCCCAAACACATAAGTGATCTAGACAAAATCGTTCCATATACTTTCACCTGTGAGAAAGAACTGGAGGCAGATCATCCG GGATTCACGGATGCTGAGTACaaaaaaagaaggaaagaaGTGGCTGCCATGTCACGCAGTTACAAGTA TGGCCAATATATCCCAAGGGTGGAATACACAGAAGAAGAAATCAACACGTG GCGAAACGTTTACACTGGACTGATCGATTTATATCCTAAAAATGCCTGTAAACAATTCAACTGCAACTTAAAACTGCTGCAAAAACAACGTTGCTACACAGCAGACAACATTCCACAACTAGAAGAcgtttcaaaatttttacaaa AACGCACTGGATTCAGACTGAGACCTGCGCCAGGGTTAATTTCTCCTCGTGACTTCCTAGCAGCACTGGCTTTCCGCACGTCATATACTACGCAATATATACGTCATAGATCCAAACCAGAGTACACACCCGAACC cgATATTTGTCACGAGTTATTGGGTCACGTGCCTCTATTTGCGGACGAAGAGTTTTCTCAGTTTGCCCAAGATATAGGATTAGCAAGCCTTGGAGCTCCATCTGAATATATCAGAAAACTAGCAATG TGTTATTGGTTCACTGTTGAATTTGGGCTGTGGAAAGAGGAAAATGATGAACTTAAAGCATACGGAGCCGGGTTGTTGTCTTCAGCTCAAGAATTGAGG CATTGCCTAACAGACTCGGCAGAAAAGAAAACCTTTGATCCTTCCGAggcatgtaaagaaaaaattgagcCCTCAAAAATCCAGCCTTATTATTTTGTGGAAGATAGTTTTGACATCGTAAAGGAGAAAATGAG agCGTATGCCAAAACCAATCCCCGTCCTTTCGATGTATGTTATGACAAATCAACCCAGAGTGTAAAG GTGATCTATCAGTAA